CGGCCATCTCGATGCGGTCCTTGCCGCGCCGCGCCGCGAGCAGGGCCGCCTCGTTGACGAGGTTGGAGAGGTCGGCGCCCGAAAACCCGGGGGTGCCGCGGGCGATCTTCGAGAGGTCCACGTCGGGCGCAAGGGGTGTCTTGGCCGTGTGGACCCTCAGTATCTCCTCGCGCCCCTTGATGTCCGGCTTGGGCACCACGACGGTGCGGTCGAAGCGCCCGGGACGCAGAAGCGCGGGATCGAGCACGTCGGGCCGGTTCGTGGCGGCCACGATTATTACGCCCTCGTTGCTCTCGAAGCCGTCCATCTCGACGAGGAGCTGGTTGAGCGTCTGCTCGCGCTCGTCGTGGCCTCCGCCCAGCCCGGCGCCCCTGTGGCGTCCCACGGCGTCTATCTCGTCTATGAATATGATGCAGGGGGCGTTCTTCTTGCCCTGGATGAAGAGATCGCGCACCCTCGATGCGCCGACGCCGACGAACATCTCGACGAAATCGCTCCCCGATATGGTGAAAAAGGGTACGCCCGCCTCGCCGGCTATGGCCTTGGCCAGAAGCGTCTTGCCCGTGCCGGGAGGCCCCACCAGGAGCACGCCCTTCGGTATGCGGCCGCCGAGCTTGGTGAACTTCTTGGGGGCCTTGAGGAACTCGATTATCTCCTCCACGTCCTGCTTGGCCTCCTCAACGCCAGCCACGTCCTTGAAGGTCACGCGGTGCTGCTCCTCGGTGAGAAGCCTCGCCCTCGACTTGCCGAAACTCATGGCCTTGCCGCCGCCCGACTGCATCTGGCGCATGAAGAATATCCAGACAGCGATGAGCAGCAACATGGGGAACCAGGAGACGAAGATCGTCCCCCAGCTCGGCGTGTCGAGCACGGGCTCGGCCTTTATCCTCACCCCCGCGGCCCGCAGACGCTTGACGAGCTCGGGGTCGTCGGGCGCAAAGGTCCTGAAACCCTTCTCGCTCTTGAGCCTGCCCCGTATGTCGCTGCCCTGGATGGTCACCTCGGCCACCTCGCCGTTCTCGACGGCCTCCATGAAGTCGCTGAAGACTATCTGCTCAAGCGGAGGCTGCTTGTAGCTGAGGAAGTTGAACATGAAGATGACCGTGACTATGATGATTAGCCACATGGCTATGTTTTTGTAAAGCTGGTTCATGGTTACCTTTCCCGGTCTTTTTCGGTTCCCGCGGCCGCCGGGGAAAACTTGCTGAAGAAGGGTCGCCCCCTATCCCTTGTGTGTCATTCGTGTCTTCGGCGGTCCCCGGAGGTTCGGGCCGCAAGGGCGTAAAAACCCCCGCCCGGGCGGCCCGAACCTCAGGGGACCGCCACCCGGGCGGCGGGCGGTGTCAGGAAACCCCTCCGGAGACTTTATTACTCGGGCCGATGGAGCCCGCCTCCTCCGGCGGTCGCAAGAGCCGGCGCGGCTCAAACGGCGAATAGAAAGTCCTGGAGAGAGTCCGAGGGAGCCGTGGGGCCGTGACCCTCTTTCAAGAAGCTTCCTTCAGTGGAATACATCGGCCCTTTCTCATATATAAATTGATATTCTTACACAACTGGACGGCCAATACAACAGAAAAAACCTTCGCCTCAGCCGCCCGGAGGCCCGCCCCGCCCGGGACCGCCGCGCTCTCTCCCGCGCCCGGCCAGCGTTGCGGAGACCGAGGCGCTGTAGAGGAAGATGGCCGTCGAGTAGTAAATCCATACGAGAAGTATCATGACCGTGCCGAGCGAGCCGTAGAACTTGTTGTAGCTCGGAAAATTCGATATGTACCACTTGAAGAGCGTCTTGGCCGCCTCCCACAGCAGCGTGAAGAAGACGCTTCCCCACAGCGCGTCGACAAAACCCATGGAGCGGCCCGCTATTATCTTGAATACGGCCGCCACACTCAGCACGAGAAGCAGCGCCGGCAGGATATGGCTGAAGGTCAGACTCCTTACGAGCCACTCCGAAAGGTCTATATCGAAGACGGTGATGTCTATCTTTCTCACCACCTCCACCAGCGCCGTCATGCCGAGGGAAAAGAGGGCCGTCACAAGGCCCACGAGGATGACGGCCATGCCCGTAAGCCTTCGCATGAGAAAGCCCCTCGCCTCGCGGACCTCGAAGATGTCGGCCAGCGAGTCCTGCATGGCCGAGAGCACGAAGTCGGCCGTCCAGACCAGCGTCAGAAGACCGACCCATCCGAAGGTGGGCGCGTTGCGCGCAAGGCC
The nucleotide sequence above comes from Deltaproteobacteria bacterium. Encoded proteins:
- a CDS encoding YihY/virulence factor BrkB family protein yields the protein MRRAAEDMTNPFSILHRSFERFWRHDGFNKAAAISFYALFSLIPILFLLTAFLGFILGVQAGLLDRIIELVREGLPYLSDSLVEDVRGLARNAPTFGWVGLLTLVWTADFVLSAMQDSLADIFEVREARGFLMRRLTGMAVILVGLVTALFSLGMTALVEVVRKIDITVFDIDLSEWLVRSLTFSHILPALLLVLSVAAVFKIIAGRSMGFVDALWGSVFFTLLWEAAKTLFKWYISNFPSYNKFYGSLGTVMILLVWIYYSTAIFLYSASVSATLAGRGRERGGPGRGGPPGG
- a CDS encoding ATP-dependent metallopeptidase FtsH/Yme1/Tma family protein, with the protein product MNQLYKNIAMWLIIIVTVIFMFNFLSYKQPPLEQIVFSDFMEAVENGEVAEVTIQGSDIRGRLKSEKGFRTFAPDDPELVKRLRAAGVRIKAEPVLDTPSWGTIFVSWFPMLLLIAVWIFFMRQMQSGGGKAMSFGKSRARLLTEEQHRVTFKDVAGVEEAKQDVEEIIEFLKAPKKFTKLGGRIPKGVLLVGPPGTGKTLLAKAIAGEAGVPFFTISGSDFVEMFVGVGASRVRDLFIQGKKNAPCIIFIDEIDAVGRHRGAGLGGGHDEREQTLNQLLVEMDGFESNEGVIIVAATNRPDVLDPALLRPGRFDRTVVVPKPDIKGREEILRVHTAKTPLAPDVDLSKIARGTPGFSGADLSNLVNEAALLAARRGKDRIEMADIDEAKDKILMGSERKSMIISEEEKRNTAYHEAGHTLVARLIPGTDPIHKVSIIPRGMALGLTQQLPVDERHTYNKEYLANKLAVLMGGRVAEELVLNHQTTGAGNDIERATELARKMVCEWGMSERLGPLAFAKKEEHIFLGREIAQHRDFSEKTAVEIDTEVKSLVMENYERARKLIEDNIDALHRLAEALLKKEVLDGDEIDRLIRGEALEGPAAGGGDGEEGTAVETTRQAAREKLADKDEADVEPGLPAGEGIGAGAPAK